One Misgurnus anguillicaudatus chromosome 19, ASM2758022v2, whole genome shotgun sequence genomic region harbors:
- the LOC129436038 gene encoding uncharacterized protein: protein MHIPRQIFSNVLLVFGLCFASIQAEEMNRTDTYATSVLSITETVKETLMTESTSTFPTTDIVPALTTEPNQVHSESTQSYQISTNLDESTAGTTVQNVIGTEQTTPSSVFERTTAEQTTMAVKTTTITVTESTTSLPTTSLYETTGGITTADLTSMPTVHHEHEPTTTTDAVTTELTEATTLQQTRDRTESSTSITSTAVEATTSAYVTTSISTTKTLTFTSQYIHGGPEPHHSTSGEGIAPINFTPSTTVGHASETIPFHQTQGFITIVCVSIVCMLFVCLLLCILCRKKKNTSGKFGPGYMNGQNAKKKKGVEKDAWAGPVHLEAGERVECDGEVQGAPESANGNRDGDDVVLSTFAPFETDDTSNGGVGGEGTKEAKKWEEQEPLLYIDEDEDKITERNNEEKPASDEKTFSGEAFCLTTAV, encoded by the coding sequence ATGCACATCCCGAGGCAAATTTTCAGCAATGTCCTGCTTGTTTTTGGACTTTGTTTCGCGTCCATTCAGGCAGAAGAGATGAATAGGACGGACACATATGCCACCAGCGTATTATCGATTACTGAGACTGTGAAAGAAACATTAATGACTGAAAGCACCAGTACGTTTCCAACTACAGATATTGTCCCAGCACTAACAACAGAACCAAATCAGGTTCATTCAGAATCCACACAGAGTTATCAAATAAGCACGAATCTTGATGAATCAACAGCTGGGACTACTGTGCAAAATGTTATCGGGACAGAACAAACGACACCATCATCTGTTTTTGAAAGAACAACTGCAGAACAAACAACCATGGCGGTGAAAACAACAACCATCACTGTGACTGAATCGACAACTTCTTTGCCAACCACGAGTCTTTACGAAACCACTGGTGGCATCACTACTGCTGACCTGACCAGTATGCCTACTGTACATCACGAACATGAGCCGACCACAACAACAGATGCAGTGACTACTGAATTAACAGAAGCTACCACTTTACAACAAACCAGAGACCGGACTGAGTCCAGTACATCCATCACATCCACGGCTGTGGAAGCCACCACATCTGCTTATGTTACCACATCGATCTCTACAACTAAAACTCTAACTTTCACATCACAATATATTCATGGTGGTCCTGAACCGCACCACTCGACGTCTGGAGAAGGCATAGCCCCCATCAATTTTACACCTTCTACCACTGTTGGACATGCAAGTGAAACTATCCCGTTCCATCAGACACAAGGTTTTATAACCATAGTGTGTGTAAGTATCGTTTGTATGCTATTTGTGTGCTTGTTACTGTGTATCCTATGtcgaaagaaaaaaaacacctCGGGAAAGTTCGGCCCTGGGTACATGAATGGACAAAATGCCAAGAAGAAAAAAGGGGTGGAGAAGGATGCGTGGGCGGGGCCTGTGCATTTGGAGGCTGGAGAGAGAGTGGAGTGTGATGGAGAGGTACAGGGTGCTCCGGAGTCTGCTAATGGAAACAGGGATGGAGACGATGTGGTGCTCAGCACGTTTGCCCCCTTCGAAACAGATGACACATCTAACGGTGGAGTGGGTGGGGAAGGAACCAAAGAAGCTAAGAAATGGGAGGAGCAAGAACCTTTGCTTTACATAGATGAGGATGAGGACAAGATTACAGAGAGGAACAATGAAGAGAAACCGGCTTCTGATGAGAAGACGTTTAGTGGAGAAGCATTTTGTCTCACAACAGCAGTCTAA